From the Eremothecium cymbalariae DBVPG#7215 chromosome 6, complete sequence genome, one window contains:
- the HSM3 gene encoding Hsm3p (similar to Ashbya gossypii AEL182W), translating into MNTQLKVKKLMDSLTEELMSPNNTSIVKLNSLIDTVQLNLAIIANLEIDPKQLMSAIKYVLSSSEKTGLDYTSLIALLDTLLRLSNFEDVLQVFSVDDIMRALQSNITPLIQCACKILTVSYPKDLFSTTNIVDVLLKLYFKEDTVVISGIEVVFQSLCVNQLIRRRILENNYPLIKSMRETSDVIMFSRLLELFNILIQHIERSEFLEDLFILNREEIKKSLRKDIFLFINVTKYYQSLLRVSTQDSKDHTAKAWALNSILPVLPVFGYIYLNKNRYVDVHSFAMAYLFQLFRAISYLEGIDILRELDIQYLHISMENDDISHFLATLNPSYFLKYHVELLQSHIFIKPSMLQVVKNIISCKETFEVIKPAITSDSILAMPYTEQMILLKRLSEYPYSAEYLIQELPKVITNLITNENGPVRDPETVELRKRVFENLLNKNAAILNVWYEPILDEYSKICYGKRSSSLRTEIADAYL; encoded by the coding sequence ATGAATACACAATTGAAGGTCAAAAAGCTTATGGATTCATTAACTGAGGAGTTGATGAGTCCCAATAATACATCTATCGTGAAGTTAAACAGCCTCATAGATACAGTACAGTTAAATTTGGCTATTATCgcaaatttggaaattgaCCCAAAACAATTAATGTCAGCTATAAAATATGTACTAAGTTCTTCAGAAAAGACAGGGTTGGACTATACTTCTTTAATAGCTTTACTAGATACTCTTCTCAGGTTGTCTAATTTTGAAGACGTCCTTCAGGTATTTTCAGTCGATGACATCATGCGAGCACTACAGAGCAATATCACTCCTTTAATTCAGTGTGCATGCAAAATACTTACTGTTTCGTACCCGAAGGACCTCTTCTCTACAACGAATATAGTGGATGTGCTTTTAAAATTGTACTTCAAGGAGGATACGGTGGTTATAAGTGGGATTGAAGTTGTTTTCCAAAGCTTATGTGTGAATCAACTAATAAGAAGACGTATTTTGGAGAACAATTATCCTCTTATTAAAAGTATGCGGGAGACGTCAGATGTTATAATGTTTTCCCGTCTTTTGGAATTATTCAACATTTTGATTCAACATATAGAACGTTCTGAATTCCTGGAGGATTTATTCATCCTCAATCGAGAGGAGATCAAAAAGTCACTGAGGAAAGACatttttctatttattAATGTCACAAAGTATTACCAATCTTTGCTTCGTGTGTCAACTCAGGATTCAAAGGACCATACGGCAAAAGCTTGGGCCTTGAATTCAATATTACCTGTTCTTCCAGTTTTTGGCtacatatatttaaacAAGAACAGATATGTTGATGTACACAGCTTTGCAATGGCATATCTGTTCCAACTATTCAGGGCGATTTCTTACTTGGAAGGAATTGATATTCTTCGTGAATTAGATATTCAGTACCTCCACATATCTATGGAGAACGACGATATTAGCCACTTTCTTGCAACTCTCAATCCAAGCTACTTTTTAAAGTATCATGTAGAGTTGCTACAATCACACATCTTTATCAAACCTTCAATGTTGCAGGTGgtaaaaaatatcatatcCTGCAAAGAGACTTTCGAGGTTATAAAACCAGCAATAACATCTGACTCAATCCTTGCCATGCCCTATACTGAACAAATGATTTTACTTAAAAGGCTAAGCGAATACCCTTATTCGGCTGAATATTTAATTCAAGAATTGCCAAAAGTGATCACTAACCTAATAACCAATGAAAACGGCCCTGTAAGGGACCCTGAAACTGTGGAATTGCGGAAGAGggtatttgaaaacttatTGAATAAAAATGCTGCAATTTTAAATGTTTGGTATGAACCTATCTTGGATGAATACTCCAAAATTTGTTATGGCAAGAGGAGTTCAAGTTTGAGGACTGAGATTGCAGATGCatatttgtaa
- the CHM7 gene encoding phosphatidic acid-binding protein CHM7 (similar to Ashbya gossypii AEL183C) produces the protein MLPESRIVSLYSDFRKLKELNPEGYHANIQVWKHHLIEDVWKDQLVIQGGDDLLLKLNRSNSGFPKSIDIVIDLLVDEGVLIPMDVFTKGRDSGLSSWFRWSVNMLVDLSWKSRISNNGKYLCNMAYVNLPVMVSRYEATAKVLQEKVLSRATRVTDLIFKKSDFYVLIEECLRGKSEFELILIFLQHYKSTILVDGPVIKVIDPHVFSLVQSFGPDRITENDRAIADIKGAIQTVETQVQKLHIHIHEISRHLRDSINASVSKELQRRYLKLRKLTESNLSRALTQLFNLMEIKDHIDKSVDNLALVGVLSGASKTLKNINKQLGSIEDLEKLLSDVTEQNEVVDEVNFLLSTSVQSNDVDLDQELQQMENEMKQEHYYEKKLLSRLSNLNVRDDEIIIPSNEAQGEGTQEKKTAKYDTDINYTLNNPEQA, from the coding sequence ATGTTGCCCGAATCAAGGATAGTGTCCCTATATTCAGATTTTAGGAAGCTGAAAGAATTGAATCCAGAGGGATACCATGCTAATATACAAGTGTGGAAGCATCACTTGATTGAAGATGTTTGGAAAGATCAATTGGTTATTCAGGGCGGTGACGATCTGCTCCTAAAACTAAACAGGAGTAACTCCGGGTTCCCAAAAAGTATCGACATAGTAATTGATCTACTTGTTGATGAGGGAGTATTGATACCGATGGACGTGTTTACCAAGGGTAGAGATAGTGGGTTGTCTTCGTGGTTTAGGTGGTCGGTGAATATGTTAGTGGATCTTTCTTGGAAAAGTCGCATCAGCAATAATGGAAAGTATTTATGTAATATGGCATACGTTAATTTACCTGTGATGGTTTCCAGGTACGAGGCTACTGCCAAGGTTTTACAAGAAAAGGTTTTATCTAGGGCTACACGGGTTACAGACCTGATATTTAAGAAGAGTGATTTCTATGTGTTGATCGAAGAGTGTCTTCGTGGCAAGTCCGAATTTGAGCTGATACTGATTTTTCTGCAGCATTACAAGAGTACCATTCTGGTAGATGGTCCTGTCATCAAGGTAATTGATCCCCATGTGTTCTCTCTAGTGCAGTCGTTTGGCCCAGATAGAATTACGGAAAACGATCGGGCTATTGCTGATATTAAGGGTGCTATTCAAACTGTAGAAACACAAGTCCAAAAACTCCATATCCATATTCATGAAATATCTAGGCATTTGCGTGATTCTATAAACGCAAGCGTATCCAAAGAACTTCAGAGAAGGTATTTAAAGCTTAGGAAGTTGACAGAATCAAATCTATCTCGTGCTCTCACACAGTTATTTAACTTGATGGAGATAAAGGACCATATAGATAAAAGCGTCGACAATTTGGCCTTGGTTGGAGTTTTGTCTGgtgcttcaaaaactctGAAGAACATCAATAAGCAATTGGGCTCGATTGAAGACTTGGAAAAACTGTTGAGTGATGTTACAGAGCAAAATGAAGTGGTTGATGAAGTAAATTTCTTGCTCTCCACATCTGTGCAAAGCAACGATGTTGATTTGGACCaagaacttcaacaaatggAAAATGAAATGAAACAGGAACATTACTATGAAAAGAAGTTACTGAGTAGGTTATCGAACCTCAATGTGAGGGACGACGAAATAATTATTCCAAGCAACGAAGCCCAAGGAGAAGGAACTcaggaaaagaaaacagcCAAATATGATACCGACATAAATTATACACTAAATAACCCTGAACAAGCTTAG